Proteins encoded together in one Caldicellulosiruptor saccharolyticus DSM 8903 window:
- a CDS encoding [Fe-Fe] hydrogenase large subunit C-terminal domain-containing protein — translation MPFNLHSIMLDREKCRGCTNCIKKCPTEAIRVRSSKARIIDQRCIDCGECIRTCPYHAKYAVTNSLDDIKKYEYKVALPAPSFYAQFETDDINKLLHALLEIGFDDIFEVAKAAEIVTEFTKEFISKKKDKRPIISSACPAVVRLIQTKFPDLIDNILPLASPMEVAAYLAKKIINRQKGIETDRIGAFFISPCAAKMTYVNSPLGFEKSYVDGVIAIKDIYGLVRSKLKSIKDVKPISIASGKGIGWAASGGESLALGIDEYVNVDGIHNVIKVLEEIENGRLNNIIYFEGLACSGGCVGGPLTVENPYVAKNRIKKWSSKLADKAQILEGNTRKIVNDLGIRMEDLLFRKELEANPVLELDSDIEEAMKKYERVNEILKILPGLDCGACGSPTCKTLAEDIVRGLANDTDCIFILRENIKELANKMVELSNKLPPSLERDEE, via the coding sequence ATGCCTTTTAATCTGCATTCAATAATGCTTGATAGAGAAAAGTGCAGAGGGTGTACAAATTGTATTAAAAAGTGTCCAACAGAAGCAATAAGAGTAAGAAGTTCAAAAGCAAGAATTATTGATCAAAGATGTATAGACTGTGGTGAGTGTATACGAACATGCCCGTATCATGCAAAATATGCCGTAACAAATAGTTTAGATGATATTAAAAAATACGAATATAAAGTTGCTTTACCAGCTCCGTCATTTTATGCTCAATTTGAAACAGATGATATCAATAAACTATTACATGCATTGTTAGAAATAGGATTTGATGACATATTTGAAGTGGCAAAAGCAGCAGAGATTGTAACAGAGTTTACAAAAGAGTTTATTTCAAAAAAGAAAGATAAAAGACCCATAATTTCTTCTGCCTGCCCAGCAGTTGTAAGGCTTATCCAGACAAAATTTCCAGATTTGATTGATAATATCCTGCCACTTGCCTCTCCAATGGAGGTTGCAGCCTACCTTGCAAAAAAAATAATAAACAGGCAAAAAGGTATTGAAACAGACAGAATAGGTGCTTTTTTTATTTCACCTTGTGCAGCAAAGATGACTTATGTAAACTCGCCTCTTGGGTTTGAAAAGTCATATGTTGATGGAGTAATTGCTATCAAAGATATTTATGGACTTGTTAGAAGCAAGCTAAAAAGTATAAAAGATGTGAAACCTATTTCTATTGCATCTGGGAAAGGAATTGGATGGGCAGCATCTGGCGGAGAAAGTTTAGCCTTGGGAATTGATGAGTATGTAAATGTGGATGGAATTCATAATGTTATAAAGGTTTTGGAAGAGATTGAAAATGGAAGGCTGAATAATATTATTTACTTTGAAGGACTTGCATGTAGTGGAGGTTGTGTGGGTGGGCCGTTGACAGTAGAAAACCCCTATGTTGCTAAAAATAGAATCAAAAAATGGAGTTCTAAACTTGCAGACAAAGCCCAAATATTGGAAGGAAATACTCGAAAAATTGTAAATGATCTTGGGATAAGGATGGAGGACCTTTTGTTTAGAAAAGAATTGGAGGCAAACCCTGTATTAGAGCTTGATTCTGATATAGAAGAGGCTATGAAAAAGTATGAGAGGGTAAATGAAATATTAAAGATTTTGCCTGGATTGGACTGTGGTGCATGTGGTTCTCCAACGTGCAAAACCCTTGCAGAGGACATAGTCAGAGGTTTGGCAAACGATACAGATTGTATCTTTATCCTTCGTGAAAATATTAAAGAGCTTGCAAATAAAATGGTTGAGCTTTCGAATAAACTACCACCATCACTTGAAAGGGATGAGGAATAA
- a CDS encoding (2Fe-2S) ferredoxin domain-containing protein translates to MIKSIQELEEIRKKALEELEFRKQQGEGIRIVVGMATCGIAAGARPVMLKFVEEIQKRSLKNVTVVQTGCIGLCKYEPIVEVYEPNKEKVTYVKMTPEKVSRVVAEHIVNGKPVYEYTIGYEENKEANK, encoded by the coding sequence ATGATTAAGTCTATTCAGGAACTTGAAGAGATAAGAAAAAAGGCATTGGAAGAGCTTGAATTTAGAAAACAACAAGGAGAGGGAATCAGAATAGTTGTTGGTATGGCAACATGTGGAATAGCAGCAGGTGCAAGACCTGTTATGCTAAAGTTTGTGGAGGAGATTCAAAAAAGAAGTCTTAAGAATGTAACAGTTGTTCAAACAGGTTGTATAGGTCTTTGCAAATATGAGCCAATTGTAGAAGTATATGAGCCAAACAAAGAGAAGGTAACATATGTAAAAATGACACCTGAAAAAGTTTCAAGAGTGGTTGCTGAGCATATTGTGAATGGAAAGCCAGTTTATGAATACACAATTGGCTATGAAGAAAATAAAGAAGCAAACAAATAA
- a CDS encoding TlyA family RNA methyltransferase produces the protein MKKRADILLVEKGFAESREKARALILSGNVYVNNQKIEKAGELIDCNAQIVVKEQLKFVSRGGLKLEKALNFFSIDVSGKIALDIGASTGGFTDCLLQHGAKKVYCVDVGYGQLAWKLREDPRVVNFEKTNFRYFEREKIPDRIDVIVCDVSFISLTLISHKIKEFMEEGTVGILLIKPQFEAGREEVGKKGVVRSSQTHIRVIKKVIDCYFSLGVSIKGLTYSPIKGPEGNIEYLLYLKQEDLPQNVLTECKVQEVVSEAFESLGEKKI, from the coding sequence TTGAAAAAGAGAGCAGATATTTTACTTGTTGAGAAAGGTTTTGCAGAGTCTCGCGAAAAAGCAAGGGCACTTATCTTGAGTGGAAATGTCTATGTGAACAATCAAAAGATTGAAAAGGCTGGGGAGCTAATTGATTGTAATGCTCAGATTGTAGTAAAAGAACAGCTGAAATTTGTGAGCAGAGGCGGACTTAAACTTGAAAAGGCATTGAATTTTTTTAGTATAGATGTCTCAGGAAAAATTGCCTTAGACATTGGAGCATCTACAGGTGGGTTTACAGACTGCCTTTTGCAGCATGGTGCAAAGAAAGTTTACTGTGTTGATGTTGGCTATGGCCAGCTTGCATGGAAGCTAAGAGAAGATCCAAGAGTTGTCAATTTTGAGAAAACAAATTTTAGGTATTTTGAGAGAGAAAAGATACCTGATAGAATTGATGTAATTGTATGTGATGTTTCGTTCATCTCATTGACGCTTATTTCACATAAAATAAAAGAGTTTATGGAAGAAGGTACTGTAGGCATTTTGCTAATAAAACCCCAATTTGAAGCTGGAAGAGAGGAGGTTGGGAAGAAAGGGGTCGTAAGGTCAAGTCAAACTCATATTCGTGTGATTAAAAAGGTGATCGACTGTTATTTTTCCTTGGGTGTCAGCATAAAAGGCTTAACATACTCTCCTATTAAAGGTCCAGAAGGAAACATTGAATATTTACTTTACCTCAAACAAGAAGATTTACCGCAAAATGTATTAACGGAATGTAAGGTACAAGAGGTTGTCAGTGAAGCTTTTGAATCTTTGGGAGAAAAAAAAATATAA
- a CDS encoding ATP-binding protein yields MNELSLYILDLVQNSIEAGATFVKIEVVEDLENDLFLISIEDNGRGIPKELINEVTNPFYTTRKTRKIGLGLALASQLAKDCNGKLFIESSENGTKVKIKLQHSHIDRPPLGNIVDTLLLLICGAPDVDFVYVHRADKKEFVFDTNKLKSVLGDDVPLNLPSVQEFIKEELSRGLSNLFGGANFND; encoded by the coding sequence TTGAACGAACTTTCACTTTATATCCTTGACCTTGTGCAAAATTCAATTGAAGCTGGGGCAACGTTTGTTAAGATTGAGGTTGTTGAAGATTTAGAAAATGACTTATTTTTAATCTCAATTGAGGACAATGGGAGAGGTATACCAAAAGAGTTAATAAATGAAGTGACAAATCCTTTTTATACTACAAGGAAAACAAGAAAAATAGGGCTTGGTTTGGCACTTGCTTCACAGCTTGCAAAAGACTGTAATGGAAAGCTTTTTATTGAGTCATCTGAAAATGGCACAAAAGTAAAAATTAAGCTTCAGCATTCGCATATTGACAGGCCACCACTTGGAAATATTGTTGATACTCTCCTACTTTTGATATGTGGTGCGCCAGATGTGGATTTTGTTTATGTGCACAGAGCTGACAAAAAAGAGTTTGTTTTTGATACAAATAAGCTAAAAAGTGTTCTTGGAGATGATGTACCTCTCAATTTGCCAAGTGTACAAGAGTTTATTAAGGAAGAGCTCTCAAGAGGGTTATCAAATTTATTTGGAGGTGCGAATTTCAATGATTAA
- the nuoF gene encoding NADH-quinone oxidoreductase subunit NuoF, with protein MPLYRAHVLVCGGTGCTSGGSDKIYDAFLKEIENFNLKDEVQVIRTGCFGLCAEGPIVIVYPEGAFYSKVADSDVKEIVEEHLLKGRIVKRLLYKESLEEGQIRSLNEVKFYKKQMRIALRNCGVINPENIEEYIAYDGYKALAKVLTEMTPEQVIDWVKRSGLRGRGGGGFPTGLKWEFAAKAPGDVKYVVCNADEGDPGAYMDRSILEGDPHSVIEAMAIAGYAIGSKQGYVYVRAEYPLAVKRLEIAINQAREYGLLGKNILGTDFEFDIEIRLGAGAFVCGEETALMTSIEGHRGEPRPRPPFPAVKGLWSKPTLLNNVETYANIPVIILKGPEWFASIGTEKSKGTKVFALVGKVNNTGLIEVPMGTTVREIVEDIGGGIPGGKKFKAVQTGGPSGGCIPASLMDTPIDFDSLTALGTMMGSGGMIVMDEDTCMVDIAKFFLEFTVDESCGKCPPCRIGTRRMLEILQKITSGNGTEEDLEKLEELAYSIKDSALCGLGQTAPNPVLSTLRYFRDEYEAHVKEKRCPAGACKALLRIVIDKDLCKGCGICAKNCPANAITGQIKKPFEIDQEKCIKCGVCIEKCPFKAISKKA; from the coding sequence ATGCCATTATATAGAGCACATGTTCTTGTATGTGGTGGGACAGGTTGTACATCAGGTGGGTCAGACAAGATATATGATGCATTTTTGAAAGAGATAGAAAATTTCAACTTAAAAGATGAGGTTCAAGTAATTCGTACGGGATGTTTTGGACTTTGTGCAGAAGGTCCGATTGTCATTGTCTATCCCGAAGGTGCATTCTATAGTAAGGTTGCAGACTCTGATGTAAAAGAGATTGTGGAAGAACATCTTTTAAAAGGAAGAATAGTAAAAAGGCTTTTGTATAAAGAGTCACTTGAAGAAGGCCAGATAAGGTCCTTAAATGAAGTCAAGTTCTACAAAAAGCAGATGCGAATTGCTCTTAGAAACTGCGGTGTTATAAATCCAGAAAACATTGAAGAGTATATAGCATACGACGGATACAAAGCTTTAGCAAAGGTCTTGACAGAGATGACTCCAGAGCAGGTAATTGACTGGGTAAAAAGGTCGGGCTTAAGAGGAAGAGGTGGCGGTGGATTCCCAACAGGTTTGAAATGGGAATTTGCAGCAAAAGCACCAGGTGATGTTAAGTATGTTGTCTGCAATGCTGACGAAGGTGACCCTGGTGCGTACATGGATAGGAGCATCTTAGAGGGTGACCCACATTCTGTTATTGAGGCTATGGCAATTGCTGGTTATGCAATTGGCTCAAAACAAGGCTATGTTTACGTCAGGGCTGAATATCCGCTGGCTGTCAAGAGACTTGAGATTGCGATAAACCAGGCAAGAGAGTATGGGCTTCTGGGCAAGAATATTTTGGGAACAGACTTTGAATTTGATATAGAGATAAGACTTGGTGCTGGTGCATTTGTTTGCGGTGAGGAGACAGCTTTAATGACATCAATTGAAGGTCATCGTGGAGAGCCAAGACCAAGACCACCATTCCCAGCTGTAAAGGGACTTTGGAGCAAACCAACACTTTTGAACAATGTTGAGACGTATGCAAATATTCCTGTGATAATCCTCAAAGGACCAGAGTGGTTTGCATCAATCGGAACAGAAAAGAGCAAGGGTACAAAGGTATTTGCACTTGTTGGAAAGGTCAACAACACAGGACTTATTGAAGTTCCAATGGGGACAACTGTAAGAGAAATAGTCGAAGACATTGGCGGTGGAATACCAGGTGGTAAGAAATTCAAAGCTGTTCAGACAGGTGGACCATCTGGTGGATGCATTCCTGCATCACTTATGGATACACCAATTGACTTTGACTCACTCACAGCTCTTGGTACAATGATGGGTTCTGGTGGCATGATTGTAATGGATGAAGATACCTGTATGGTTGATATAGCAAAGTTCTTCTTAGAGTTCACAGTTGATGAGTCATGTGGAAAGTGTCCACCATGTAGAATAGGAACAAGAAGAATGCTTGAGATTTTGCAAAAGATTACAAGTGGAAACGGGACAGAAGAGGATTTAGAGAAGTTAGAAGAGCTTGCATATTCAATTAAGGACAGCGCTCTTTGTGGACTTGGTCAGACAGCACCAAATCCAGTTTTGAGTACACTCAGATACTTTAGAGATGAATATGAAGCACATGTCAAAGAAAAGAGATGTCCAGCAGGGGCATGTAAGGCACTTTTAAGAATTGTAATTGACAAAGATCTTTGCAAAGGCTGTGGTATCTGTGCTAAGAACTGTCCTGCAAATGCTATAACTGGGCAGATTAAAAAGCCGTTTGAGATTGATCAAGAAAAGTGTATTAAGTGTGGAGTATGTATAGAAAAATGTCCATTCAAAGCAATCTCTAAGAAGGCTTAA
- a CDS encoding DRTGG domain-containing protein — MPRVAYLRKYFNLVNDVIRDNDVYENVYIGDVLSFAISHIKDNSIWITIQNNINVIAVATLRDVKAIILTEGVKPDANMLQKSKQENIPIFTTELSHFETAKLLILQEKEGQNETLL, encoded by the coding sequence ATGCCAAGAGTTGCGTACCTAAGAAAATATTTTAACCTTGTGAATGATGTTATTAGAGATAATGATGTGTATGAAAATGTGTATATTGGAGATGTTTTGAGCTTTGCAATTTCACATATCAAAGACAATAGCATTTGGATAACAATTCAGAACAACATAAATGTCATTGCAGTGGCAACTTTGAGAGATGTGAAGGCTATCATATTAACAGAAGGAGTAAAGCCAGATGCCAATATGCTTCAAAAATCTAAACAGGAAAATATTCCTATTTTCACAACCGAGCTTTCTCATTTTGAGACCGCAAAATTACTAATTCTTCAAGAGAAGGAAGGTCAAAATGAAACTTTATTATGA
- a CDS encoding NADH-dependent [FeFe] hydrogenase, group A6, with amino-acid sequence MEMVNITIDGKKLQVPKDYTVLQAAREAGVEIPTLCYLKGINEIGACRMCVVEIKGARSLQAACVYPVSEGMEVITNSERVRRARKVNLELILSNHDRNCLTCIRSGNCELQRLAEDLNVKQIRYEGENIRRPLDDFSPSIVRDPNKCVLCKRCINVCRNVQEVGVINANYRGFRTVVSTAFDRSLNDVACTMCGQCIQACPVGALREKDSTDIVWKALADKNKYVVVQTAPAVRVALGEEFGLPIGTRVTGKMVTALKMLGFDKVFDTDTGADLTIMEEGTELINRIKNGGKLPLITSCSPGWIKFCEHYFPEFLDNLSTCKSPHEMFGAILKTYYAQKMGIDPANMFVVSIMPCTAKKFEAQREELAASGYPDVDAVLTTRELARMIKEAGIDFVNLPDNHFDDPMGDATGAGVIFGTTGGVMEAALRTVYEILTGKPLENVEITQVRGLEGIREAEIDVGTMKIKAAVAHGLANAKKLLEMVKNGEKEYHFIEIMACPGGCIMGGGQPIVPAKVREKIDVAKLRASAIYDEDRSLPIRKSHENPTIKKLYEEFLGHPNSEKAHHILHTHYKRRPLY; translated from the coding sequence ATGGAGATGGTGAATATAACAATAGATGGCAAGAAACTTCAGGTACCAAAGGACTACACTGTTTTGCAAGCAGCACGTGAGGCAGGAGTTGAAATTCCAACCCTTTGTTACTTAAAAGGTATAAATGAGATTGGCGCTTGTAGGATGTGTGTTGTTGAAATAAAAGGTGCAAGGAGCTTGCAAGCAGCTTGTGTTTATCCTGTGTCAGAAGGTATGGAGGTTATCACAAACAGTGAAAGAGTAAGAAGAGCAAGAAAGGTTAATCTTGAGCTGATTTTGTCCAACCATGACAGAAACTGCTTAACATGTATAAGGAGTGGCAATTGTGAACTTCAAAGACTGGCTGAGGATTTAAACGTAAAGCAGATAAGATATGAAGGTGAAAATATAAGACGGCCACTTGACGACTTTTCACCTTCAATTGTTAGAGACCCGAACAAATGTGTACTTTGCAAAAGATGTATTAATGTATGTAGAAATGTCCAAGAAGTTGGTGTTATAAATGCAAACTATAGAGGTTTTAGAACGGTTGTCTCAACAGCGTTTGACAGAAGTTTGAATGATGTTGCATGTACAATGTGTGGTCAGTGTATCCAAGCATGCCCTGTCGGGGCACTTCGTGAAAAGGATTCTACTGATATTGTATGGAAGGCTTTGGCTGATAAGAACAAATATGTTGTTGTTCAAACAGCACCAGCTGTAAGAGTTGCGCTTGGTGAGGAATTTGGTCTTCCGATTGGGACCCGTGTGACAGGTAAGATGGTAACAGCTCTTAAGATGCTTGGATTTGACAAGGTATTTGACACAGACACAGGTGCAGACCTTACAATCATGGAAGAAGGCACAGAGCTTATAAATAGAATCAAAAATGGTGGGAAGCTTCCGCTTATTACTTCATGCTCACCCGGATGGATAAAATTCTGTGAACACTACTTCCCAGAATTCTTAGACAATTTATCAACTTGCAAATCTCCACATGAGATGTTTGGAGCAATTTTGAAAACATACTATGCGCAGAAGATGGGAATTGATCCTGCTAACATGTTTGTAGTCTCCATAATGCCATGCACAGCCAAAAAGTTTGAAGCGCAAAGAGAAGAGCTTGCAGCAAGTGGATATCCTGATGTAGATGCTGTGCTGACAACAAGAGAACTTGCCCGGATGATAAAGGAAGCAGGAATAGATTTTGTTAACCTGCCAGACAATCATTTTGACGACCCAATGGGTGATGCAACAGGCGCAGGTGTCATTTTTGGCACAACAGGTGGTGTAATGGAAGCAGCACTTAGGACAGTATACGAGATTTTGACAGGGAAGCCACTTGAAAATGTAGAAATTACACAGGTTCGTGGTTTGGAAGGAATAAGAGAAGCAGAAATTGATGTTGGTACAATGAAGATAAAGGCTGCAGTTGCACACGGGCTTGCTAATGCAAAGAAACTGCTTGAGATGGTTAAAAACGGTGAAAAGGAATATCACTTTATAGAAATCATGGCATGTCCTGGTGGTTGTATAATGGGCGGTGGCCAGCCAATTGTCCCAGCAAAGGTAAGAGAAAAAATAGATGTTGCAAAGCTAAGAGCAAGTGCTATATATGACGAGGATAGATCACTGCCAATAAGAAAGTCTCATGAAAATCCGACAATCAAAAAGCTATATGAAGAGTTCTTAGGACATCCAAATAGTGAAAAAGCGCATCATATACTTCATACACATTATAAGAGAAGACCGTTGTATTAA
- a CDS encoding ATP-binding protein, translating into MPLTMEFDIKAGDFVLAGEASSKIKDTLKKLGVKPEVLKKVAIVSYEAEMNIVIHSVGGVLKAIISKDKIEIIAEDRGPGIENIELAMMEGYSTAPEEIRNLGFGAGMGLPNMKKYSDYFEIESQKGSGTRVYMVVFNK; encoded by the coding sequence ATGCCGCTTACAATGGAATTTGACATTAAAGCTGGTGATTTTGTATTAGCAGGTGAAGCTTCAAGTAAGATTAAAGATACATTAAAGAAGTTGGGTGTAAAGCCTGAAGTATTAAAAAAGGTGGCCATTGTGTCGTATGAAGCAGAAATGAATATTGTGATACATTCTGTTGGTGGGGTGTTAAAAGCAATAATTTCAAAAGACAAGATTGAAATAATTGCTGAAGACAGAGGCCCTGGAATAGAGAATATTGAACTTGCAATGATGGAAGGGTACTCTACAGCCCCTGAAGAAATTAGAAACTTAGGATTTGGCGCGGGTATGGGTCTTCCTAATATGAAGAAATATTCTGATTATTTTGAGATTGAGTCACAAAAAGGCAGTGGAACAAGGGTGTACATGGTTGTGTTCAACAAATAA
- the dxs gene encoding 1-deoxy-D-xylulose-5-phosphate synthase, producing the protein MSILEKVNYPEDIKKLSISELYTLSEEIREFLLYNIANTGGHLAANLGVVELTLALLYTFNPPEDKIVWDVGHQCYVYKILTGRKERFATLRKLGGLSGFPKSKESIYDSFDTGHSSTSISVALGFAIARDLNHKDYNVIAVIGDGALTGGLAYEGLNNAGRYNGKLLVILNDNQMSISKNVGAIAKYLSKVRTQPRYFKLKKATDELVANIPFVGEKLNQLVRKLKGGLKYILFPGMLFEALGFEYYGPIDGHDIKRMCEVFENVKNLIKPVLVHIVTQKGKGYEHAERFPEKYHGVPPFDIETGNHLTDTMSKSFSEVLGDKLCELAKENQKIVGITAAMPDGTGLTKFAKMYPERFFDVGIAEEHAVTFAAALAKEGFKPFVAIYSTFLQRAFDQIIHDVCLQNLNVVFCVDRAGIVGEDGETHHGSFDISYLTLIPNLTVMAPKDTKEFEMMLDFAAAYHGGPIAIRYPRGTTKIVGVYEPISFGKSEILVEGSDLAIFTVGRHVSMLYDIIKENNLNVTLINIRFLKPLDVELIEKMTKTHKKILIVEDNTVIGGLGEKIKGIIAEINSLNLVKHIGLPDKFIQHGSISELYSLLGLDKENLKNVIMELIAD; encoded by the coding sequence TTGAGTATATTAGAAAAAGTAAACTATCCTGAGGATATAAAAAAGCTCAGTATATCAGAATTATATACTTTATCTGAAGAGATAAGAGAATTTTTATTATATAACATTGCAAATACAGGTGGGCATTTAGCAGCAAATTTAGGTGTTGTGGAGCTTACACTGGCACTTTTGTATACATTTAATCCGCCTGAGGACAAAATTGTATGGGATGTAGGTCATCAGTGCTATGTGTATAAGATTTTGACAGGAAGAAAAGAAAGGTTTGCTACTTTGCGAAAATTAGGGGGGTTGAGTGGTTTCCCAAAATCAAAAGAAAGTATCTATGACTCATTTGACACAGGACACAGTTCAACTTCTATTTCAGTTGCGTTAGGATTTGCTATTGCTCGTGACCTAAATCACAAAGATTATAATGTAATTGCTGTAATAGGAGATGGAGCGTTGACAGGTGGGCTTGCATATGAGGGGCTTAACAATGCTGGAAGGTATAATGGAAAGCTTCTTGTAATATTAAATGACAATCAAATGTCAATCTCAAAAAATGTTGGCGCGATTGCTAAGTATTTGTCTAAAGTTAGAACACAGCCCAGGTATTTTAAACTGAAAAAAGCTACCGATGAATTGGTTGCAAATATACCCTTTGTAGGAGAAAAACTTAATCAATTGGTAAGAAAACTAAAAGGAGGCCTTAAATATATACTTTTTCCGGGCATGCTTTTTGAAGCTCTGGGCTTTGAGTATTATGGACCGATTGACGGACATGACATAAAGAGGATGTGTGAAGTTTTTGAAAATGTTAAAAATTTGATAAAACCTGTACTGGTTCATATTGTCACACAGAAAGGGAAAGGATATGAACACGCTGAAAGATTTCCTGAAAAGTATCATGGTGTTCCACCATTTGACATAGAAACTGGCAATCATTTAACAGATACTATGTCCAAAAGCTTTTCAGAAGTATTAGGAGACAAGTTATGCGAACTTGCAAAGGAAAATCAAAAGATTGTGGGAATAACTGCTGCTATGCCCGATGGAACAGGGCTTACTAAGTTTGCGAAGATGTATCCAGAGCGATTTTTTGATGTTGGGATTGCCGAAGAACATGCTGTGACATTTGCAGCAGCCCTTGCAAAGGAAGGTTTCAAACCATTTGTGGCAATATATTCTACATTTCTACAAAGAGCATTTGATCAAATTATTCACGATGTGTGTCTGCAAAACTTGAATGTAGTATTTTGTGTAGACCGGGCAGGAATTGTTGGCGAAGATGGCGAGACTCATCACGGCAGCTTTGATATATCTTATCTAACGTTAATACCAAACTTAACGGTGATGGCTCCAAAGGATACAAAAGAGTTTGAAATGATGTTAGACTTTGCCGCAGCTTATCATGGTGGACCTATTGCAATAAGATATCCAAGAGGAACAACTAAGATTGTGGGGGTTTATGAACCAATTTCATTTGGCAAGTCTGAAATATTAGTAGAAGGCAGTGATTTGGCTATTTTTACAGTTGGAAGACATGTTTCAATGTTGTATGATATTATTAAAGAAAACAATTTGAATGTAACATTAATAAATATAAGATTTTTAAAACCTTTAGATGTTGAACTTATAGAAAAAATGACAAAGACTCATAAAAAAATACTGATTGTTGAGGACAATACTGTAATTGGTGGTCTTGGTGAAAAGATAAAAGGTATTATTGCTGAAATCAATAGCCTGAATTTGGTAAAACATATTGGACTCCCAGATAAGTTCATTCAGCACGGATCAATTAGTGAGCTTTATTCTTTACTTGGTTTGGACAAAGAGAATTTAAAAAATGTCATTATGGAGTTGATAGCAGATTGA
- the nuoE gene encoding NADH-quinone oxidoreductase subunit NuoE: MSCCQGKNLTEENFKKLDEIIEKNKSRRGALIPVLHEAQELFGYLPYEVQKRIAEGLNIPMAEVYGVATFYTRFTLKPTGDHKISVCMGTACYVKGADKILDKLKELLKIDVGGTTEDGKFSIEATRCLGACGLAPVVVIDNTVYGKLAPEDIENILSRY, translated from the coding sequence ATGTCTTGTTGCCAAGGCAAAAATCTGACCGAGGAAAACTTCAAAAAACTTGATGAGATTATTGAAAAAAACAAATCAAGAAGAGGTGCTCTAATTCCTGTTTTGCATGAGGCACAAGAGCTATTTGGATACTTGCCATACGAGGTACAAAAGAGAATTGCAGAGGGTCTGAACATTCCAATGGCAGAGGTTTATGGGGTAGCAACATTTTATACAAGGTTTACATTAAAACCAACAGGGGATCACAAGATTAGTGTATGCATGGGAACTGCTTGCTATGTAAAAGGTGCAGATAAAATTTTGGATAAATTAAAAGAGCTATTAAAGATTGACGTTGGTGGCACAACTGAAGATGGGAAATTCTCTATTGAAGCAACAAGATGCTTAGGAGCTTGTGGACTTGCACCTGTTGTTGTAATTGATAACACTGTCTATGGGAAATTAGCACCTGAAGATATTGAAAATATCTTGTCAAGATATTAA
- a CDS encoding PHP domain-containing protein, with product MKLYYDLHIHSALSPCADNDMTPNNIINMAKIKGLNVISITDHNSTLNLKEFSEVAKHLGILFIPGVEIETCEEVHVLLYFKDFSVVEEFQEIIEENLPNVVLREDIYGNQFLVDKEDNIVGSYKKLLLQPLNLSISQVYEISKFYNMIFVPAHINRQSYGIIGRLGTLPDELKDVSILEVSKVNEFEFSKFLPKDSRYIFLHSSDAHHLWDINEKEFFIESDILYTIFFK from the coding sequence ATGAAACTTTATTATGACCTGCATATTCACTCTGCGCTCTCACCTTGTGCTGACAATGACATGACCCCAAACAATATAATAAACATGGCAAAGATAAAGGGACTAAATGTAATTTCTATAACAGACCATAATTCTACATTAAATTTAAAAGAGTTCTCGGAGGTTGCAAAACATCTTGGGATTTTATTTATCCCTGGTGTTGAGATAGAAACTTGTGAAGAAGTCCATGTTCTTTTATATTTCAAAGATTTCTCTGTAGTGGAAGAGTTTCAAGAGATTATTGAAGAAAACCTTCCAAACGTAGTCTTGAGAGAGGATATATATGGAAATCAGTTCTTAGTGGACAAGGAAGACAATATTGTCGGAAGCTATAAAAAACTTCTGCTCCAACCACTGAATTTAAGTATATCTCAAGTTTATGAAATTTCAAAGTTTTACAATATGATTTTTGTTCCAGCCCATATCAATAGACAATCCTATGGAATAATTGGAAGGCTGGGGACATTACCAGATGAACTAAAAGATGTTTCAATTCTTGAAGTCTCAAAAGTCAACGAATTTGAATTTTCGAAGTTTTTGCCGAAAGATAGCAGGTACATTTTTTTACACTCTTCTGATGCACATCATCTATGGGATATTAACGAAAAGGAGTTTTTTATTGAAAGTGATATACTGTATACAATATTTTTCAAGTAA